TAAGGTCAATGAAGTACAACCAACATTGACCCCATGATTTTCAACGAACTTCAGCAATTTCGCCAAACGTTGTATGCCAGCTTGGGAAACGCCAGAGATGCCCTGTTTGATCTGATGGATGCCGTGTTAGTGAGTGCGTGCATCGTGTCGTTTGTGAGGCTATCGCAGAGTCCTGTCTTTCGTCGCCAGTGGTCGAGCACCTATGAAGCGTTGCGCGATAGCCGCCTACCCCGATCAAAGGTGCTGAAGCTGTTGGTGCAGCAGATACCGACTCAGCAGCAACCGTTGTTGGCAGGTGATGCGAGTCGGTGGAACCGTCCTGCTGCCAGGCGTTTGAAAGACCGCACCTTATCAGGCAGAACAGGACATGCCCCGATAGCCGGACAAAACTACAGTACCTTAGCCTGGATTGCTGAAGACAGGGGCAGTTGGGCATTACCATTGCGGCATGAGCGCATCACCAGCTTTGAAACACCCGCCAGTAAAGCGGCATTCCAACTCAAACAAGTGACTCGGCAGTTAGCGGTGCGTCCGTTGGCGATCTACGACCGAGGGTACGGCAATGCCAGTTTTGTCAACCAAACGGCAGGGATTGAGGCAGACTTGCTGCTGCGGGTTACATCCAATCGATGTGTCTATGGCGCGCCCCCAGCGTATCGAGGGCGAGGCGCACCTGCCAAGCATGGACATAAGATGAAACTCAATGACCCTGACACTTGGAGTGTCCCGGTCGAAACCGTTGAAGTCGATGATCCCAACTGGGGACGAGTGCGGGTCAGTCGTTGGAGTGCATACCATTTCCGCAAATCCCCCAAACGGGCAATGGAAGTGTTGCGCGTGGAGGTGCTGGAGACACAGAGCAGCACGCGACGCTTGGCTCCTTTGTGGTTAGTTTGGCTGGGTGAGCAGATGCCTCCGTTAGAAACCCTGTGGTTGCACTACCTCCGTCGCTTTGCCATTGAACACTGGTATCGCTTTGCCAAGCAGAGGCTATATTGGACACATCCCCAGTTCAGTTCTGTATCGGCAACCGAACAGTGGAGCAGCCTGATGCCGTTGCTCAGTTGGCAGTTGTGGTTAGCGCGAAAGGACTGTACTGACCACCCCTTGCCCTGGCAGGCACCGCAAGAAACGTTGACTCCGGGTCGGGTCGCACAAGCGTTTGCAGGCATTTTGGCAGCGATTGGCACCCCTGCTCCTGCGCCTAAACCTCGTGGTAAATCGCCAGGACGAGGCAAGGGGCACAAGCCAACTCCTCGTCCCTGCTATCCGATGGTCAAAAAACGAGCCTCGAAACGCAAGACATCCGAACAATCCCTGAACAGTCCGGTTGCAACAGCAGCTTAACTGCGAGCAGGATTGTATCCAATTCCTTAAGTTCAACTGTTATGAACGGTTGAGCAGATTCTTTATGGCATCCTGTTGAGCATTATTGTGATGCCAGTTAGTCCAAACTAAAGTCGATAATCAACCCGGCGGGCAAAGGTGCCGCTGTCGCGCTGCTCAATCGTGACTCGTTGCAGGGGTTCGCCTGCATTTGGCGGCAGCGTCACGGTGAAATAGTAGGTCGGGTTTGGCGCAAAGGTCGTCGTGCGGGTTGTGCCATAGTCGGTCAGGCTGGGCGGCTGCTCGAAATATACTGTGCCGTCTGCCAGTTGCACTGCTGTTGCGGCGAGTGGGGTGGACAGGGCGAATCCGGATGGGAGGGCGATCGCCAAGAGGGCCCCAGCCCAGCTCGAAATGTTCGGTTTCATGAGGCGTTTCCATGCAACACTCCCTTCGATTGTACGCAGAAGGCAGGGCGTGTCGATTTTGGATTTTAGATTGGCGATTTTGGCTTGCCGTCAAGCAGTTGCGGCGTTTCCAGCCATGTCGTTGGTGGAGGCACTGGGAAAAATTGCCAGAACGTACAAAAAACTCCGCCATCCTCAAAAGGGAGAGTGGCGGAGCAGGACGAATCAACTCAAGCTATCTTGCAAGGATTAATCGGCAGAACTAATACAACTGAACGTAGTCTCGTTATCCCAGCGTCACTTTCACGACCTTGTTCTTTTCGGCTTCCACCTTGGGCAGGGTCAGGTGCAAAATACCGTCTTTGTATTCCGCAGATACCTTGTCGTTCTGGATGCGGCTGGGCAGCGGCACGACGCGGCTAAACGAGCCATAGCGGAACTCAGAGCGCTTAATGCCGTTTTCTTCAGTGTGGGTTTCCGACTTGCGTTCGCCTTTAATCGCAACCGCATCAGCAGTCACCTGAATGTCCAGATCTTTGGAATCTACACCCGGAATTTCGGCCTTTAGCACCAGTGCGTCGGGCGTTTCTTGTAGCTCGATTGCGGGCGCGATGCGGAGTCCCGCTTTGCGATCGCCCTCCAGATTAAACACATCCAGCAGTTCGTTCATGTCTCTTTGCAGGGTTTCTAATTCACGGAAAGGAACCCAATGAACTAATGCCATATTGCTCATCTCCCTCAGAGTATTGTCAGAGTACGGGTGTTTCTTCAGTCCCTCATTCTGGTTTCTTGCGGGACTTACTGACACTCCTAATCTATCGAATTCAAAATTTGAGTGAGTTCGGTTTTCAAGACGGTAGAGGATCGTCTTTCCTTACCGGGTTGGAGGATAGGTACAAAGCGGACTTTACAGAGGCGATCGCCCATCAGATCCGCATAGCTACGAGAGCCAGCCCTCCCAGAATCAAGGCCGAAAGTGACAAAAGGCTTCCCACTCAGTAGTTTCCTCTTACTGCTCTACGTAAATTCTGTGGAATAAACGTTTGTATTTAATTAAGGGCGATCGCTCCGTATTTAAGCTAATGAATCTGCTGATAGAAGCCTCAAAAAGACCGCTAAAACAAAATCCCTTCTTCGTTAAAAATCGCTTTACATAGTGTCCTTTCTTTATGGGTCGAAGTGCATCCTACTAATACAAGGGGTGCGAAGGATCAATTTTGCAGAATTGGTTCGCCTAAGCACGCAGCGAAGCAAGCTGCAACGAACTCACTAGCGCACAAGAGCATTCTTTAACCTATGAAACTGAAAGCGTTTAAAACATTTCTCTGCACTGCGGCAACGCTCGGCGTTCTAGCCTTCACTGGGTCGCAGGCCCAAGCCTTCCAGGTTGGCGGCTGGAATTACACGATTGACTCATTCAACGATGGCACCGAGTGGGATGCCCAAAACAGGCGCTTGGTCGTTGGGCAAAACAGCGATTTCGAGTTCTTTGGCATGGCGTTTCGGGTTCTAGAAGATCGCGTGGTCTTTGCCATCAACTCGAACCTGTCTCTCAATGGCTACGACCTCAACGGCGCACGGAACAACAAGATCAGCTACGGCGATCTGGTGCTGAACTTCACCAACACCGCAAGCTTCAATGCTGCCCAGAGCAACCTGTTCGCGATTCGGTTTGACAGCACTAACGACACGAATGTGAGGGTGGTAACCGAAACCCAAACCGTAGACAGCAGAGGCCGGGTCAGAACAACGAGAACCACGCAAATCAGCCCCTTGGGCCTGTACGGCGGCGTGACCACGACTAGCCTGACCAGCGTTAACTCTGGCTTTAGCAGCCACCAGCAGCACGCAACCGAAGTAGCGAAGGTGGGTGGATTTGCGTCTCTAGGCGACTTGGCAGCGAACAATTCCTACTTTGGCTACAACACTGCGGCCCAGACCAACATGAAGTCTGGCAACTACTTGGGTGGCATCAACATGCTGGCGGCGGCTGACCTAACGGGGCTGGGGCTAAACTTTGGTCAGTTCAATGCAACGGGTAACTACACCTTCGGTTTCAGCGTGGATCGGAGCCTGCTGCCCGTAGGCGACTTCATCGCGAGCCTGTTTGCAGAGTGCGGCAACGACGGCATCGTGATGGCGGGGTCTACCGCTGTGCCCGAACCGACGACAATGGCCGGAACGGCGATCGCCGCTGGGTTGATGTACGCTCGTCGCCGCAAAAAGCAAGAAGCCTAAATGACCGTTCACTGTTCCCTGTTGATGAACGATTGACTACACGAGATCCCATTGGTAAAGCCCCGCAATGCGGGGCTTTCTGTTTGAGAACTTGCTCTTTGATATCGGTTAATCGCGATTCGCGATTTGAGACTGGCGATTTAGGATTTTCGATTTTGGATTGCCAAATTCTCAGAGCAAAATTCTCAGAGCAAAATTCACAGCCCAAAACCCACAGCCCAAAACTCACAGCCCAAAATTCACGATGCGCCCAAAGCTGTCAGGTGTCAGGCTAGCCCCACCCACCAGAACGCCGTCAATTTCTGGCTGAGCCATGATGACATCAATATTATCTGGCTTGACCGAGCCGCCATATTGAATCGGCACGTCGGGGTTATCGATTTGCTCACGGATTAGCCCAATCACGCGGTTCGCTTCGTCGGGTTCGCAGGTGTCGCCCGTGCCAATCGCCCAAATCGGCTCGTAGGCAATCACCAGGTTGGACTGATCCACATCCACCAGATCATTCTCAAGCTGGTTAAAAATAAACGGCTCGGTTTGCCCCGTAGACCGCTGCTGCTTGGTTTCCCCCACACACAGAATCGGCGTAATGCCAAACTCTTGAGCGGCTTTCAGGCGCAGGTTCACCGTGTCGTCTGTTTCGCCAAAATACTGCCGTCGCTCGCTGTGGCCAACGACGACGTAACGCACACCTGCTTCTGCTAACATCGGCCCAGAGATTTCCCCCGTGTAGGCTCCTTCGGCAGCCCAATGAATGTTTTGCGCTCCAAGGCGAATCCGACTCCCGTGCAGGTTTTTGGACAAGAGCCAGAGATCGGTATAAGGGACGCAAAGCACGACCTCCCGATCGTCGGGCGTTTCCGTCAGATGCTTCAAAAACCCTTGCAGAAACTCTTG
The Thermoleptolyngbya sichuanensis A183 DNA segment above includes these coding regions:
- a CDS encoding NF041680 family putative transposase; the protein is MIFNELQQFRQTLYASLGNARDALFDLMDAVLVSACIVSFVRLSQSPVFRRQWSSTYEALRDSRLPRSKVLKLLVQQIPTQQQPLLAGDASRWNRPAARRLKDRTLSGRTGHAPIAGQNYSTLAWIAEDRGSWALPLRHERITSFETPASKAAFQLKQVTRQLAVRPLAIYDRGYGNASFVNQTAGIEADLLLRVTSNRCVYGAPPAYRGRGAPAKHGHKMKLNDPDTWSVPVETVEVDDPNWGRVRVSRWSAYHFRKSPKRAMEVLRVEVLETQSSTRRLAPLWLVWLGEQMPPLETLWLHYLRRFAIEHWYRFAKQRLYWTHPQFSSVSATEQWSSLMPLLSWQLWLARKDCTDHPLPWQAPQETLTPGRVAQAFAGILAAIGTPAPAPKPRGKSPGRGKGHKPTPRPCYPMVKKRASKRKTSEQSLNSPVATAA
- a CDS encoding Hsp20/alpha crystallin family protein → MALVHWVPFRELETLQRDMNELLDVFNLEGDRKAGLRIAPAIELQETPDALVLKAEIPGVDSKDLDIQVTADAVAIKGERKSETHTEENGIKRSEFRYGSFSRVVPLPSRIQNDKVSAEYKDGILHLTLPKVEAEKNKVVKVTLG
- a CDS encoding PEP-CTERM sorting domain-containing protein gives rise to the protein MKLKAFKTFLCTAATLGVLAFTGSQAQAFQVGGWNYTIDSFNDGTEWDAQNRRLVVGQNSDFEFFGMAFRVLEDRVVFAINSNLSLNGYDLNGARNNKISYGDLVLNFTNTASFNAAQSNLFAIRFDSTNDTNVRVVTETQTVDSRGRVRTTRTTQISPLGLYGGVTTTSLTSVNSGFSSHQQHATEVAKVGGFASLGDLAANNSYFGYNTAAQTNMKSGNYLGGINMLAAADLTGLGLNFGQFNATGNYTFGFSVDRSLLPVGDFIASLFAECGNDGIVMAGSTAVPEPTTMAGTAIAAGLMYARRRKKQEA
- a CDS encoding DUF2808 domain-containing protein; translated protein: MKPNISSWAGALLAIALPSGFALSTPLAATAVQLADGTVYFEQPPSLTDYGTTRTTTFAPNPTYYFTVTLPPNAGEPLQRVTIEQRDSGTFARRVDYRL
- the tpiA gene encoding triose-phosphate isomerase, coding for MRKKVIAGNWKMYKTQAEAQEFLQGFLKHLTETPDDREVVLCVPYTDLWLLSKNLHGSRIRLGAQNIHWAAEGAYTGEISGPMLAEAGVRYVVVGHSERRQYFGETDDTVNLRLKAAQEFGITPILCVGETKQQRSTGQTEPFIFNQLENDLVDVDQSNLVIAYEPIWAIGTGDTCEPDEANRVIGLIREQIDNPDVPIQYGGSVKPDNIDVIMAQPEIDGVLVGGASLTPDSFGRIVNFGL